The following coding sequences are from one bacterium window:
- a CDS encoding DivIVA domain-containing protein: MKLTPLDIRKQTFKKKSMGGSDPSEVQAFLEMVAGEVEELIRENTSLAERLEGLETKVDDYRRMEKTLQDTLLSAQKTSEELRKNAEQRGDLMIKEAQFKADQIIGEARARLMDLQRQIADLKNMRTGYLAKFRSLLDSHLEILQYQEMDSGVRIQTNIFAGSKKEEAPPEAKAPEIPSQPGRAMDEQKMADMQRMLSTLMETAKLTIPEVPQAEEPPQVQTETPTPGEEIK; this comes from the coding sequence ATGAAGCTGACCCCTCTAGATATACGCAAGCAGACCTTTAAGAAAAAATCCATGGGCGGATCGGATCCGTCCGAGGTCCAGGCTTTTCTGGAGATGGTAGCCGGCGAGGTGGAGGAGCTGATCCGGGAGAACACCAGCCTGGCCGAGCGGTTGGAGGGCCTGGAGACCAAGGTGGACGATTACCGCCGGATGGAGAAGACCCTTCAGGACACCCTGCTCTCGGCTCAGAAGACCTCCGAGGAGCTCCGCAAGAACGCGGAGCAGCGGGGCGATCTGATGATCAAGGAGGCCCAGTTCAAGGCCGACCAGATCATCGGCGAGGCCCGGGCCCGGCTGATGGACCTGCAGCGCCAGATCGCCGACCTCAAGAACATGCGCACCGGATACCTGGCCAAGTTCCGCAGCCTGCTGGATTCCCACCTGGAGATCCTGCAGTACCAGGAGATGGATTCCGGGGTCCGGATCCAGACCAACATCTTTGCCGGAAGCAAAAAGGAGGAGGCGCCCCCGGAGGCTAAGGCCCCCGAGATCCCCAGCCAGCCGGGCCGGGCCATGGACGAGCAGAAGATGGCCGACATGCAGAGGATGCTTTCCACCCTGATGGAGACCGCCAAGCTGACGATCCCCGAAGTCCCGCAGGCGGAAGAGCCGCCCCAGGTTCAAACCGAAACACCCACCCCCGGGGAAGAAATAAAATGA